The proteins below are encoded in one region of Telopea speciosissima isolate NSW1024214 ecotype Mountain lineage chromosome 10, Tspe_v1, whole genome shotgun sequence:
- the LOC122643572 gene encoding cysteine-rich receptor-like protein kinase 25: MNDLVNQAVFGSSTRMFAAGAVNYTNSFEKTHGLIQCTPDISQNDCNRCLVEVVAHIPNCCNAKQCGRVLMPNCNLRFELNDPFYESIAAPTPPSPPSTPPPLSSPPPANSTVTQGI; this comes from the exons ATGAATGACCTTGTGAACCAAGCTGTCTTTGGTTCTTCCACTCGAATGTTTGCAGCTGGGGCTGTGAATTATACAAACAGCTTTGAGAAGACTCATGGGTTAATTCAGTGTACTCCTGATATATCTCAGAATGACTGCAATAGATGCTTAGTTGAAGTTGTTGCTCATATCCCAAATTGTTGCAATGCAAAGCAATGTGGGAGAGTTCTCATGCCCAACTGTAATTTGAGGTTTGAGCTCAATGATCCTTTCTATGAATCAATAGCTGCTCCAACACCTCCATCacctccttcaactcctcctcctctttcctcgCCTCCACCGGCAAACAGTACAGTAACACAGG GAATATGA